A genomic window from Ischnura elegans chromosome 10, ioIscEleg1.1, whole genome shotgun sequence includes:
- the LOC124167075 gene encoding myeloid leukemia factor-like, protein MEEKPPMPDNFFDDDDPFKLPRAAMERMQKMVRGLMSDPFGNMTTCYSPWSNWTEEENRPRDRGRNRNRADPELIPMKSMTAGDAKVHSFSSRAVVSMTSGEDGKPVVYREATSTVSAPGGIREMRKALCDGRSGIKRIQIGRQIGDRGMVIEKEQNLVSGESEEKHDYINMDEEELDSFTREFERRTRSTKQKSYLKPRPRALSRD, encoded by the coding sequence GACGACGATGACCCTTTCAAGCTGCCAAGGGCAGCCATGGAACGCATGCAGAAAATGGTTCGCGGTCTCATGTCGgacccgtttggcaacatgaccaCGTGCTACTCTCCTTGGAGCAACTGGACGGAGGAAGAGAACCGACCGAGAGATCGTGGCCGCAACAGAAACCGAGCGGATCCCGAACTCATCCCGATGAAAAGCATGACCGCCGGAGACGCCAAGGTACATTCCTTCAGCTCAAGGGCCGTGGTGTCCATGACCTCGGGCGAGGACGGCAAGCCCGTGGTCTACCGTGAGGCCACCTCGACGGTTTCGGCTCCGGGCGGGATCCGCGAGATGCGAAAAGCGCTTTGCGACGGTCGGAGTGGAATCAAGAGAATTCAGATCGGGAGGCAAATAGGGGACAGGGGAATGGTGATCGAGAAGGAGCAAAATTTGGTCTCCGGCGAGAGTGAAGAGAAACATGACTACATTAACATGGACGAGGAAGAATTGGATTCGTTCACGAGGGAGTTCGAGCGTCGGACGCGGTCGACGAAGCAGAAATCCTACCTCAAGCCCAGACCGCGAGCCCTTTCGCGAGATTGA